In Passer domesticus isolate bPasDom1 chromosome 12, bPasDom1.hap1, whole genome shotgun sequence, the following proteins share a genomic window:
- the FTO gene encoding alpha-ketoglutarate-dependent dioxygenase FTO isoform X11: MKRRAGEREKELKKKKLLEELGENRLPYLTPADADFHQLWKTKYSKLIFRKSDTVPEELHQMVQESFLALREHNCFFQDLVRIKGKDFLTPVSRILIGNPGCTYKYLNTRLFTVPWPTESYDIKYCSPQIHDACKALMRLNDYLHIETVKALQGQNLFENKEINDTTVIERKQSCATSLTEQVSVSKDQTSVCVPEDDRSLKNRTSYNLTLLNYMDPLEMLYLKQEPYFGMGNMAVSWHHDENLVERSAVAVYSYSCEDSSVQESSEQELEGRDPAVWHVGLKVAWDIETPGLAVPLHQGDIYLMLDDLNMTHQHCVLAGLSPRFSSTHRVADCSRGTLEYIFGQCELALQNLQTDPDSMALSLKSLEAAVVKQVEEIHNEVEFEWLRQFWFQGKRYLKCTDWWLKPMAKLEEFWRKLEIMSPLLVTTVVLV, encoded by the exons aagaaaaaacttCTTGAAGAACTTGGGGAGAATAGACTTCCATACCTGACACCAGCTGATGCCGATTTCCACCAGCTG tGGAAGACCAAGTATTCCAAGCTGATTTTCAGGAAATCTGATACAGTCCCTGAAGAGCTCCATCAAATGGTACAAGAAAGCTTTCTGGCCTTGCGAGAACACAACTGTTTCTTTCAAGATCTTGTAAGGATCAAAGGAAAAGACTTTCTTACTCCAGTGTCTCGTATATTAATTGGAAACCCAGGATGCACTTATAAGTACTTGAACACAAGATTATTTACAGTTCCTTGGCCTACAGAAAGTTATGATATAAAATATTGCAGTCCTCAAATACATGATGCTTGTAAAGCTTTAATGAGACTTAATGACTACTTGCATATTGAAACAGTCAAGGCATTACAAGGACAAAATTtgtttgaaaacaaagaaattaatgATACTACTGTAATAGAAAGGAAGCAAAGTTGTGCTACTTCTCTTACAGAGCAAGTGTCTGTTTCAAAAGATCAAACCAGTGTTTGTGTACCAGAGGATGACAGAAGTCTAAAGAACAGAACATCATATAATTTGACTTTATTAAATTATATGGATCCACTGGAAATGCTGTACTTGAAACAAGAACCTTACTTTGGAATGGGGAACATGGCAGTGAGCTGGCACCATGACGAGAACCTGGTGGAGAGGTCAGCAGTGGCTGTGTACAGTTACAGCTGTGAAG aTTCATCTGTACAAGAAAGCAGCGAACAGGAACTGGAGGGAAGAGACCCAGCTGTTTGGCACGTGGGCTTGAAGGTGGCATGGGACATAGAAACACCTGGCTTGGCAGTGCCACTTCACCAAGGAGACATCTACTTGATGCTTG ATGACCTCAATATGACCCATCAGCACTGTgttctggctggtttgtcaCCTCGGTTCAGCTCCACTCACAGGGTGGCAGAT TGTTCAAGAGGAACATTGGAATACATATTTGGGCAGTGTGAACTGGCACTCCAGAATTTACAGACTGATCCTGATTCAATGGCTTTGTCTTTGAAATCACTGGAAGCTGCAGTGGTGAAGCAAGTAGAAGAAATACATAATGAG GTTGAATTTGAGTGGCTTAGGCAGTTTTGGTTCCAAGGCAAGAGGTATTTGAAGTGCACTGATTGGTGGCTTAAGCCTATGGCTAAATTGGAAGAATTTTGGAGAAAACTGGAGATTATG TCACCTCTGCTAGTGACAACAGTGGTGCTTGTGTGA
- the FTO gene encoding alpha-ketoglutarate-dependent dioxygenase FTO isoform X10, translating into MKRRAGEREKELKKKKLLEELGENRLPYLTPADADFHQLWKTKYSKLIFRKSDTVPEELHQMVQESFLALREHNCFFQDLVRIKGKDFLTPVSRILIGNPGCTYKYLNTRLFTVPWPTESYDIKYCSPQIHDACKALMRLNDYLHIETVKALQGQNLFENKEINDTTVIERKQSCATSLTEQVSVSKDQTSVCVPEDDRSLKNRTSYNLTLLNYMDPLEMLYLKQEPYFGMGNMAVSWHHDENLVERSAVAVYSYSCEDSSVQESSEQELEGRDPAVWHVGLKVAWDIETPGLAVPLHQGDIYLMLDDLNMTHQHCVLAGLSPRFSSTHRVADCSRGTLEYIFGQCELALQNLQTDPDSMALSLKSLEAAVVKQVEEIHNEVEFEWLRQFWFQGKRYLKCTDWWLKPMAKLEEFWRKLEIMVPVRRSRELARRPETRMPSLLDR; encoded by the exons aagaaaaaacttCTTGAAGAACTTGGGGAGAATAGACTTCCATACCTGACACCAGCTGATGCCGATTTCCACCAGCTG tGGAAGACCAAGTATTCCAAGCTGATTTTCAGGAAATCTGATACAGTCCCTGAAGAGCTCCATCAAATGGTACAAGAAAGCTTTCTGGCCTTGCGAGAACACAACTGTTTCTTTCAAGATCTTGTAAGGATCAAAGGAAAAGACTTTCTTACTCCAGTGTCTCGTATATTAATTGGAAACCCAGGATGCACTTATAAGTACTTGAACACAAGATTATTTACAGTTCCTTGGCCTACAGAAAGTTATGATATAAAATATTGCAGTCCTCAAATACATGATGCTTGTAAAGCTTTAATGAGACTTAATGACTACTTGCATATTGAAACAGTCAAGGCATTACAAGGACAAAATTtgtttgaaaacaaagaaattaatgATACTACTGTAATAGAAAGGAAGCAAAGTTGTGCTACTTCTCTTACAGAGCAAGTGTCTGTTTCAAAAGATCAAACCAGTGTTTGTGTACCAGAGGATGACAGAAGTCTAAAGAACAGAACATCATATAATTTGACTTTATTAAATTATATGGATCCACTGGAAATGCTGTACTTGAAACAAGAACCTTACTTTGGAATGGGGAACATGGCAGTGAGCTGGCACCATGACGAGAACCTGGTGGAGAGGTCAGCAGTGGCTGTGTACAGTTACAGCTGTGAAG aTTCATCTGTACAAGAAAGCAGCGAACAGGAACTGGAGGGAAGAGACCCAGCTGTTTGGCACGTGGGCTTGAAGGTGGCATGGGACATAGAAACACCTGGCTTGGCAGTGCCACTTCACCAAGGAGACATCTACTTGATGCTTG ATGACCTCAATATGACCCATCAGCACTGTgttctggctggtttgtcaCCTCGGTTCAGCTCCACTCACAGGGTGGCAGAT TGTTCAAGAGGAACATTGGAATACATATTTGGGCAGTGTGAACTGGCACTCCAGAATTTACAGACTGATCCTGATTCAATGGCTTTGTCTTTGAAATCACTGGAAGCTGCAGTGGTGAAGCAAGTAGAAGAAATACATAATGAG GTTGAATTTGAGTGGCTTAGGCAGTTTTGGTTCCAAGGCAAGAGGTATTTGAAGTGCACTGATTGGTGGCTTAAGCCTATGGCTAAATTGGAAGAATTTTGGAGAAAACTGGAGATTATG